A stretch of DNA from Rheinheimera sp. MMS21-TC3:
TAAATTAGGCCAAAAACTAATAGCTGTATTGCACCAAGTAACAGCTGATGGGTTTGTCTATCGCGTTGATATGCGCTTACGCCCTTTTGGTGATAGCGGGCCTTTGGTACTTAGCTTTGCTGCTATGGAGGATTATTATCAAGAGCAAGGCCGGGAGTGGGAACGCTATGCCATGCTTAAGGCTAGAGTAATTAATGCTGATAGCTATTATACACCTGAGCTACAGCAGTTATTACGGCCTTTTATTTATCGGCGTTACATAGATTTTTCTGCTATTGAATCATTGCGGCGCATGAAACAGCAGATTGAGCAAGAAAATCGGCGTTTAAATCGTAAACATAATATTAAACTTGGTGTCGGTGGTATTAGAGAGGTTGAATTTGTTGTTCAAACGTTGCAGTTAATTCGTGGTGGCAGGATCCCAGCATTACAGCAAACCTCGTTATTAACCGCCTTAGCTGCTTTAGTCAGTGAAGACATACTCACTAAGCAAGAAGCGGCAGAGCTGCAAGCTGATTACTTATTTTTACGCAAGGTTGAGCAAGCATTGCAAGGTATTAATGATCAGCAAACTCAAACTTTGCCACAAGAGCAAGCTATACAACAGCAATTGTTAGCATCCTTATCTGTGGCCGACTGGTCAAGCCTGACTGTAGCAATAGAGCAAGCTATGCAACGGGTGCATCAGCATTTTTGTCAAGTAATAGATATAGAAGAAGATGTAGAAGAGCAGGATATTACACTTGGCCGCTTACTTTGGGATAGCGATCAGGATGCGGCTGAACTTGCAGAGTTAATAGATTGGCTTGAGCCGGCAGATGCCAAGCAGACCATAGTGTTATTGCAGCACTTTAAACAGGATTGTCAAAAACGTAGTTTAGGCGTTCGTGGTCGACAATATCTGGCTAAGTTAATGCCACATTTATTATTTATGTTACAGCAACAACAATCCGCGCCAGTAGTATTAGAGCAAGTGTTAGTGGTGTTTAAACAAATAGTTACGCGAACGGCTTATTTAGAATTATTGTATGAAAACTTAGCAGCCTTGCAACAGTTAGTCACTTTATGTACCGAAAGTGGCTGGTTAGCACGCCATTTATCGCGGTTTCCGATGTTGTTAGATGAACTTATTGATCCAGCGCAGTTATATCAAGTATCTAGCAAAAAAGATTACGCCGACCGTTTACGACAGCTATTACTGCGGGTACCAACAGATGATCTTGAACTGTTAATGGAAACCTTGCGTCAGTATAAACAAACTCAGCAACTGCGGATTGCCGCAGCGGATATTCGTGGTGTCTTGCCATTAATGCAAGTTAGTGATCACTTAACTTGGTTGGCTGAGGTAATTCTAGAGCAAGTGGTAGATATTGCTTGGCAGCAAATGGCTGCGCGTTATGGTGAGCCAGACGGCTTTACTGCACAAGACAAAGGCTTAGCTGTTATTGCATATGGTAAGCTTGGAGGCATAGAGTTAGGTTATGGCTCAGATCTAGATGTGGTTTTTGTCCATCAATGTCAGAGTCAGGCTGCGACTAGTGGCCAACGGCAAATAGACTCTAGGCAGTTCTATTTAAAGTTGGTGCAACGGATATTGCATTTATGCAGCACTAGAACCAATAGTGGTGTCTTGTATGAGGTAGACACTAGGCTTAGACCCTCAGGTAATTCAGGGCTATTGGCTATTCATATTAATACTTATGCTGAATATTTGTTACAACAAGCTTGGACATGGGAGCATCAAGCTTTAGTGCGAGCTAGGCTGGTGTATTCTAGTGGCAACTTAACGGAGAAGTTTAGTCAAATACGGCAGCAAATTTTAACCTTGCCGCGTGACCAAAATAAGCTAGCAGCAGAAGTACAGCAAATGCGCCAGAAATTGCGCCAACACCATAATGCCGAGCGGTTCGACTTAAAGCATAGTGTGGGCGGTATTATTGATTTAGAGTTTATTAGCCAGTATCTCGTCTTAGCCTATGCCGCGCGCTACCCTGAATTATATCGTTATAGTGATAATATCCGTATTTTAGATGCCGTGGCTGCAGTGGGTTTATTATCAGCGCCACAAGTGGAAGCATTACAGCAAGCCTATCAAACATTAAGAAATATGGGGCATAGACAAACTTTATTGCCGGCAACTTTACCGCTTGTAGATGCCGCAGAGCAAGCACTGCAGCAAGTGGCTGAAGTTTGGTTG
This window harbors:
- the glnE gene encoding bifunctional [glutamate--ammonia ligase]-adenylyl-L-tyrosine phosphorylase/[glutamate--ammonia-ligase] adenylyltransferase; this translates as MIESGMTDKGINTSTGVTLSSQALANLTKLTAASTFIQQILQQQPALLTTLTDTAALQQYIELGLKSITLTSSDETEVFKQLRQQRNAMLSAILAADILQLQDITASLAQVSALADSLINTAYDWAYQQLALQWGTPQDKDGKALPLLILGMGKLGGKELNFSSDIDLIFTYPCHGETAGAKRSIENQLFFTKLGQKLIAVLHQVTADGFVYRVDMRLRPFGDSGPLVLSFAAMEDYYQEQGREWERYAMLKARVINADSYYTPELQQLLRPFIYRRYIDFSAIESLRRMKQQIEQENRRLNRKHNIKLGVGGIREVEFVVQTLQLIRGGRIPALQQTSLLTALAALVSEDILTKQEAAELQADYLFLRKVEQALQGINDQQTQTLPQEQAIQQQLLASLSVADWSSLTVAIEQAMQRVHQHFCQVIDIEEDVEEQDITLGRLLWDSDQDAAELAELIDWLEPADAKQTIVLLQHFKQDCQKRSLGVRGRQYLAKLMPHLLFMLQQQQSAPVVLEQVLVVFKQIVTRTAYLELLYENLAALQQLVTLCTESGWLARHLSRFPMLLDELIDPAQLYQVSSKKDYADRLRQLLLRVPTDDLELLMETLRQYKQTQQLRIAAADIRGVLPLMQVSDHLTWLAEVILEQVVDIAWQQMAARYGEPDGFTAQDKGLAVIAYGKLGGIELGYGSDLDVVFVHQCQSQAATSGQRQIDSRQFYLKLVQRILHLCSTRTNSGVLYEVDTRLRPSGNSGLLAIHINTYAEYLLQQAWTWEHQALVRARLVYSSGNLTEKFSQIRQQILTLPRDQNKLAAEVQQMRQKLRQHHNAERFDLKHSVGGIIDLEFISQYLVLAYAARYPELYRYSDNIRILDAVAAVGLLSAPQVEALQQAYQTLRNMGHRQTLLPATLPLVDAAEQALQQVAEVWLQLFKTDI